The Halomonas elongata DSM 2581 DNA segment GGCCTCTTCGCCTTCGAGGAACTCCTCGATCACCACGCGGGCCCCGGCATCACCGAAGGCGTTGTCCTCGAGCATGTCGCGAATCGCCGCCTCGGCCTCGGCCTCGGTCATGGCCACGATGACGCCCTTGCCGGCGGCCAGGCCATCGGCCTTGATGACGATCGGCGCGCCCTTTTCGGCGAGATAGTCGAGCGCCGGCTCCACCGCAACGAAGGTGCGATACTCGGCGGAAGGAATCGCATGGCGCGACAGGAAGTCCTTGGTGAAGGCCTTGGAACCCTCGAGCTGAGCCGCCCCGGCGGTGGGACCGAAGATCGCCAGGCCGGCTTCGCGGAACCGGTCCACCACGCCATCGACCAGCGGAGCCTCGGGCCCGACGATCGTCAACTCGATGCCCTCGTCACGCGCGAAGGCCACCAACCCTTCCAGGTCGTCGACACCGATCGCCACATTCTCGAGCCCCGGCTCGCGGGCGGTGCCGGCATTGCCCGGAGCCACATGGACGGTCTCGACCCGGGGCGACTGGGCGACCTTCCAGGCCAGGGCGTGTTCGCGGCCACCGCCGCCGATGATCAGAACCTTCATCCGCTGCTCTACCTCAATACCTCGGGGAAACATCGCGGCATTATGTCAGAAACTCGCCTCGACCGCCGCCCGGTCACGACTTGTCGTCGTCATCCTGCCCATGGCGACCGCTGCCTCCGAGGTTCTGCTGCCAGAAGCGCAGGTTCTCCTCGGCCAGTTCGCGCATCAGTTCCATGGGAGTGTGCCGCATGGCCTGCTGCCACTGGTCCTGCATGTGCTTCTGCTGCTCCATCATCAGACGCGTCCCCTGCTCCAGGTAACGTGCCAGGGGCAGCGGCTTGGCCATGTCGTAGACGCGGATGAACTGAGCCAGCAGGTCGTTGGAAAAGACTTCGGCCTCGCCATCGGCCTGTTCCTGCTCGATGATGATCGACAGCAGGATCGTACGCGTCAGATCCTCGCCGGACTTGGCGTCCTCGACCCGGAAGGGCACCTCATCGAGCACTAGGTTGCGCAGGTCCTCGAGAGTCACATAACGGCTCTGTTCGGTATCATAGAGCCGACGATTGGCATACTTGCGTATCACGCGCACGGCGCTGCTCCTTGTCATTGTTGACTGGGCGATCGCCCTTCATTCGAGTATTGTGCACCGCGCCACCTGCCATGCAAGGCACCCGCCGCCCCTTTCATTGCCACAAGGTACCACGAGACACCATGAACCTGATCCTGCTCTCGCCCGAGGACCTCGAGAATGGATGCCTGGCCCGGGTCCGCGACCCGCGCCGCCTGGCGCATCTCAGGGACGTGCATCGGGCGCGCGCCGGCGACACCCTGACACTGGGCGTCGAAAACGGCCTGCTGGGGCGCGGTACCCTGCTCGAGT contains these protein-coding regions:
- the phaR gene encoding polyhydroxyalkanoate synthesis repressor PhaR, with amino-acid sequence MRVIRKYANRRLYDTEQSRYVTLEDLRNLVLDEVPFRVEDAKSGEDLTRTILLSIIIEQEQADGEAEVFSNDLLAQFIRVYDMAKPLPLARYLEQGTRLMMEQQKHMQDQWQQAMRHTPMELMRELAEENLRFWQQNLGGSGRHGQDDDDKS